From Deltaproteobacteria bacterium CG11_big_fil_rev_8_21_14_0_20_42_23, the proteins below share one genomic window:
- a CDS encoding penicillin-binding protein, which translates to MPRFQSNGDESKRRQALRILCIGSFLVCAYGAVMCRAILFHLKDNAKLEKVAMRQYQTLVKESTKRGKILDVTGRELAVNVQAKSFYADPRKIEKPLEAAQKLSRLLGVSEEKLYDRFRSKRKFVWVKRLVDPAVAKEVRALHIAGLGELEESKRQYPNQKLASTLLGAVGLDAQALGGVELQYNDYLTSSSTSNSYRRDARGQLYFSSDVMDTTSGVSELRLTIDKTLQYIAEKELSQMVEKQKAKGGIALVLDPHTGDLLAMANNPSFDPNEYRHYKPEFWKNRAITDAYEPGSTMKVMVIASALERNLVTSRSVFDCENGRMAVGKRVVRDTHAYGNLSVFDILRFSSNIGAAKVGKKFSPDELYTVFQAWGFGRQSGVGLPAESVGILASYKSWPEIKHVTVAFGQGVSTTPLQMAMAFAAVANGGELLKPNVVKRIISEEGELVYEAKREVVSRPIQPKTAQLVTEMLKSVTLAEGTGVLAASQEYPVAGKTGTAQKADPHTGGYATGKYFSSFIGFAPADDPKIVVYVGIDEPGAGEYYGGQVAGPVFKNIVEASLRYLKVPSELDDDLPVITADALSNKKPVPQSSYAHAKMKKVQEGKWEVPSLQGLTMRGVLDTLKDSDIKLEVEGSGLVISQYPKSGAIISEGQQLKLSFGSLL; encoded by the coding sequence ATGCCGCGGTTTCAATCAAATGGAGATGAAAGTAAGCGCCGACAGGCTTTGCGCATTTTGTGCATTGGGTCTTTTTTGGTGTGTGCTTATGGTGCGGTAATGTGTCGCGCTATTTTATTCCATTTGAAAGACAATGCTAAGTTGGAAAAAGTCGCTATGCGGCAATATCAAACCTTGGTAAAGGAAAGCACCAAAAGAGGAAAGATCTTAGATGTTACTGGACGTGAACTTGCGGTGAATGTGCAGGCCAAATCTTTTTATGCCGATCCTCGTAAAATTGAAAAACCACTTGAAGCTGCACAAAAACTTTCTCGCTTGCTGGGAGTAAGTGAAGAAAAACTTTACGATCGCTTCCGTTCAAAACGAAAATTTGTGTGGGTGAAGCGCCTTGTCGATCCAGCTGTTGCCAAAGAAGTGCGCGCTCTTCATATTGCGGGTCTTGGTGAGCTGGAGGAAAGCAAGCGGCAATATCCAAATCAAAAACTTGCTTCAACTTTGCTTGGAGCCGTTGGCTTGGATGCGCAGGCTTTGGGTGGAGTTGAATTGCAGTACAACGACTATCTCACTTCTTCTTCCACTTCCAACTCATATCGTCGCGATGCCCGAGGTCAGCTCTATTTTTCTTCTGATGTCATGGATACTACTTCTGGTGTCAGTGAGCTGCGACTCACTATTGACAAGACCTTGCAGTACATTGCCGAAAAAGAACTTTCGCAGATGGTAGAAAAGCAAAAGGCAAAAGGTGGTATTGCACTTGTGCTTGATCCTCATACAGGTGACTTGCTAGCCATGGCCAACAATCCCTCTTTCGATCCCAATGAATACCGTCACTACAAGCCAGAGTTTTGGAAAAATCGTGCTATCACCGATGCCTATGAACCCGGCTCCACGATGAAGGTGATGGTGATTGCTTCGGCACTTGAGCGAAATTTGGTCACTTCTCGTTCTGTGTTCGACTGCGAAAATGGACGAATGGCAGTTGGCAAAAGGGTGGTGCGGGACACTCATGCGTATGGCAACTTGAGTGTCTTCGATATTTTGCGTTTTTCCAGCAATATTGGAGCCGCAAAAGTAGGCAAAAAATTTTCTCCAGATGAGCTCTATACTGTCTTCCAGGCATGGGGGTTTGGAAGGCAGTCTGGAGTTGGTTTGCCAGCGGAATCAGTGGGTATTTTAGCAAGTTACAAAAGCTGGCCCGAGATAAAGCACGTTACTGTTGCATTTGGTCAGGGGGTGAGTACAACCCCACTTCAGATGGCAATGGCATTTGCTGCGGTTGCAAATGGCGGTGAACTTCTCAAGCCAAATGTGGTGAAGCGCATTATCTCCGAAGAGGGTGAGCTGGTGTATGAGGCGAAGCGGGAAGTGGTTTCACGTCCCATTCAACCTAAGACAGCTCAGTTGGTGACGGAAATGCTGAAAAGCGTCACCCTTGCCGAAGGCACCGGTGTCTTGGCCGCAAGTCAAGAATATCCTGTTGCAGGAAAAACGGGCACCGCTCAAAAAGCAGACCCACACACGGGTGGGTACGCGACGGGAAAATATTTTTCTTCATTTATCGGCTTTGCTCCTGCCGATGATCCGAAGATAGTGGTTTACGTGGGCATCGATGAGCCCGGCGCTGGTGAATATTACGGTGGTCAAGTAGCTGGGCCCGTTTTCAAAAATATTGTAGAAGCTTCACTTCGCTATTTGAAAGTTCCTTCAGAGCTTGACGATGATTTGCCGGTAATTACGGCAGATGCGCTTTCCAACAAAAAGCCGGTTCCGCAGTCTTCGTATGCTCATGCCAAAATGAAAAAGGTGCAAGAAGGAAAATGGGAAGTGCCCAGTTTACAAGGGCTTACCATGCGTGGAGTGTTGGACACGTTGAAAGACAGCGATATAAAATTGGAAGTTGAAGGAAGTGGTTTGGTGATCTCTCAATATCCAAAATCCGGAGCTATTATTTCAGAAGGGCAGCAGTTGAAGTTAAGTTTTGGTTCACTGTTATAA
- the ftsL gene encoding cell division protein FtsL, which produces MKILSPSVVSSAVKQQHISSKSVAMRNRHIRKVSVIVVTLAVFAIVFVWIRIEVVTLGYEVSKIHYNIEKLEKKRSHLEVKVAQLKAPARLEKIASKYFSMALPKGSAIEFVKVD; this is translated from the coding sequence ATGAAAATTCTAAGCCCATCTGTTGTCTCTAGTGCTGTGAAGCAGCAGCACATTTCTTCCAAATCGGTTGCCATGCGTAATCGCCACATCAGAAAAGTTTCGGTGATTGTGGTGACGCTTGCTGTTTTTGCCATCGTCTTTGTCTGGATTCGCATTGAAGTGGTGACGCTTGGATACGAAGTAAGCAAAATTCACTATAATATAGAGAAGCTCGAAAAAAAACGCTCACACTTGGAAGTAAAAGTGGCGCAACTAAAAGCGCCAGCTCGTCTTGAAAAAATTGCTTCGAAGTATTTTTCAATGGCGCTTCCCAAAGGAAGTGCGATCGAATTTGTTAAAGTTGACTAG
- a CDS encoding 16S rRNA (cytosine(1402)-N(4))-methyltransferase translates to MSHVPVLMQEVLEFLNAKRGGRFVDMTLGGAGHAHALLETSASSELLGIDRDRPAILRSQKVLSAFASRAHFFHGSFLDLEKALESISWKKVEGIFADLGVSSFQLDEAERGFSFRNDAPLDMRMDQSSEMSAADWINSVDEEEMADVFFHYGEERFSRKIAKKICEQREVSPFLTTRALAECIESVFPASWRRKNKIHPATRVFQAIRIYINGELDQLEHLLKTAPAYLSAGGRFVVLSYHSLEDRLVKRAFRDLEKEGEYSLPLRRVLIPCDEEIAANPRARSAKLRVLERKS, encoded by the coding sequence ATGAGTCACGTTCCAGTTTTAATGCAAGAAGTCTTGGAATTCCTAAACGCAAAACGAGGTGGGAGGTTTGTTGATATGACATTAGGTGGCGCTGGTCATGCACATGCTCTTCTTGAAACTTCGGCTTCAAGCGAATTGCTTGGGATTGATAGAGACAGGCCCGCCATTCTTCGTTCACAAAAAGTGCTCAGCGCATTTGCTTCGCGCGCGCATTTTTTTCACGGTAGTTTTTTGGACCTCGAAAAAGCCCTTGAGAGTATTTCATGGAAAAAAGTTGAAGGCATTTTTGCAGATCTTGGAGTTTCCAGTTTTCAGCTTGATGAAGCGGAGCGAGGCTTCAGTTTTAGAAACGATGCGCCTCTTGATATGCGGATGGATCAGTCATCTGAAATGAGTGCAGCAGATTGGATCAACAGCGTAGACGAAGAAGAAATGGCTGATGTCTTTTTTCACTACGGTGAAGAACGCTTCTCCCGAAAAATTGCAAAAAAAATCTGTGAGCAAAGAGAGGTTTCACCCTTTTTGACTACTCGCGCTTTGGCTGAATGTATCGAAAGTGTTTTTCCTGCTTCGTGGAGAAGAAAAAACAAAATTCATCCTGCAACCAGAGTGTTTCAAGCTATTCGCATTTACATTAATGGAGAACTTGATCAGTTGGAGCATCTCTTAAAGACGGCGCCGGCCTATCTTTCCGCTGGAGGACGTTTTGTAGTGCTCAGTTATCATTCTTTAGAAGACAGGTTGGTGAAGCGAGCTTTTCGTGACTTAGAAAAAGAGGGCGAATACTCTCTTCCTTTGCGAAGAGTCCTCATTCCTTGTGACGAAGAAATTGCAGCAAATCCAAGAGCGCGAAGCGCAAAGTTGCGTGTGTTAGAAAGGAAGAGCTGA
- the mraZ gene encoding division/cell wall cluster transcriptional repressor MraZ, translating to MFRGRFRHTIDEKGRLSIPSKFREILNTNYDERLIVTNFDGCLWGYPVSEWQALEQKVSALPQFLEEVKALQRVFISAAVECPLDKSGRILLPPELRQYAGIEKELVIVGMTKRIELWSAEKWEEVFHKAQNTLEGLGLKLADLGL from the coding sequence ATGTTCCGAGGACGTTTTCGACACACAATTGATGAAAAAGGTCGCCTTTCAATTCCTTCCAAATTTCGGGAGATCTTGAACACCAATTATGACGAACGGCTCATTGTGACCAACTTCGATGGATGCCTTTGGGGCTACCCCGTTTCGGAATGGCAAGCCTTGGAACAAAAAGTTTCAGCCCTCCCACAATTTCTTGAAGAGGTGAAAGCATTGCAGCGAGTTTTCATTTCAGCAGCCGTTGAATGTCCACTTGATAAGTCGGGTAGAATTTTACTCCCACCAGAATTACGACAATATGCTGGCATCGAAAAAGAGCTGGTCATCGTGGGGATGACCAAGCGCATCGAATTATGGTCGGCCGAAAAATGGGAAGAAGTTTTCCACAAAGCACAAAATACTCTCGAAGGATTGGGGTTAAAATTGGCAGACCTTGGTCTGTAA
- a CDS encoding MBL fold metallo-hydrolase, which yields MKHCKLSVLETGTFALDGGAMFGVVPKVLWQNLLPLDDINRVTLHLRCLLVQVDGKNILIDTGIGSKSSEKFSHMFHIDHSQHSLRTSLAKHQLTEDDITHVILTHLHFDHAGGATKKNKSGEIVPTFKNAKYYVQKKNYDWATHPKEKDKASYLGENFLSLQAHNQLHFLEGEQELFEGIRLKCFHGHTAGQQLPLITLGQQSYFFCADLIPTSAHISLPWIMAYDNEPLKTLEEKRTLLAEAVQNKWILIFEHCPLLQAARVEHTEKGFALTEKMAKLDTQEV from the coding sequence ATGAAACACTGCAAGCTAAGTGTACTCGAAACAGGAACTTTTGCTCTGGATGGCGGCGCCATGTTTGGCGTTGTTCCCAAAGTTTTGTGGCAAAACCTCCTGCCACTTGATGATATAAATAGAGTAACACTTCACTTACGATGTCTGCTGGTTCAAGTTGATGGGAAGAACATTTTGATCGACACTGGCATTGGCAGCAAGAGTTCCGAAAAATTTTCCCACATGTTTCACATCGATCATTCTCAACACTCACTTCGCACTTCACTGGCCAAACATCAGCTCACAGAAGATGATATCACGCATGTCATCCTCACCCATTTGCACTTCGATCATGCTGGTGGAGCTACGAAAAAAAACAAGAGCGGTGAAATTGTACCCACATTTAAAAACGCAAAATATTACGTTCAGAAAAAAAATTATGACTGGGCAACTCATCCCAAAGAGAAAGACAAGGCAAGTTATCTTGGTGAAAATTTCCTCTCGCTTCAAGCACACAATCAACTTCATTTTCTGGAAGGCGAGCAAGAGCTTTTTGAAGGAATTCGCTTGAAATGTTTTCATGGTCATACTGCTGGCCAACAACTTCCACTCATTACTCTGGGCCAGCAATCTTACTTCTTTTGCGCAGATTTAATTCCCACAAGCGCACACATTTCTTTGCCTTGGATTATGGCTTACGACAACGAACCGCTCAAAACCCTGGAAGAAAAGAGAACACTGCTAGCAGAAGCCGTTCAAAATAAGTGGATTTTGATTTTTGAACATTGCCCGCTTCTTCAAGCTGCACGCGTTGAACACACCGAAAAGGGATTTGCGCTCACTGAAAAAATGGCAAAACTAGACACGCAGGAAGTTTAA
- the murC gene encoding UDP-N-acetylmuramate--L-alanine ligase, translating to MLSSLHFNKQTRIKVQVFKKEEIIMTQAVKKIHFLGICGTGMGALAEILQEKGYGISGSDQNVYPPMSTQLASLGITASQGYDSQHIPQDAELVVVGNVIRKDNPELLAAQQRNLPLLSMADTLYQECLSNKTSIVISGTHGKTTTTSLCAWLLECAQTDPGFFIGGVANNFGKNARLGTGPYFVVEGDEYDSACFQKEAKFLHYHPKVLILTSVEFDHADIYKNLDHVLSAFEKLISQLPADGLLIANGDNENVVKLAEKAPCKVVYYSLQSKTAEYRVENIENTEEASKFELHTPRGTLKLTLPLHGQHNIGNASAAVALLLELGIEPSRFAKQLAEFKGVRRRHEIVGTYKDIIFIDDFAHHPTEVKATIAAVRDRYPGRRLWAVFEPRSNTSRRNTFQQDYIKAFMGADRVLLAKVYNEESIPEEEKLDVQKIADILIRRGPDAHYIPDAQYLKEFVLRGISSGDVVLFMSNGDFGGIQREIFDALGKRRIITDPSNIKMGRVPKAKAST from the coding sequence ATGCTTTCCTCTCTACATTTTAACAAGCAAACTCGGATCAAGGTTCAAGTTTTTAAGAAGGAAGAAATTATCATGACACAAGCTGTGAAAAAGATTCATTTTTTGGGCATTTGCGGAACAGGAATGGGAGCACTTGCAGAAATTCTTCAAGAAAAAGGATATGGCATTTCTGGTAGCGACCAAAACGTTTATCCTCCCATGAGCACTCAACTTGCATCTCTGGGCATCACCGCTTCGCAGGGATATGACTCGCAACACATTCCGCAAGATGCAGAATTAGTTGTGGTGGGAAATGTGATTCGCAAAGACAATCCCGAATTACTCGCCGCACAACAACGAAACCTCCCGCTGCTTTCCATGGCAGATACGCTGTATCAGGAATGCTTATCAAACAAAACTTCCATCGTCATTTCGGGAACTCACGGAAAAACAACCACCACAAGCCTTTGCGCCTGGCTCTTAGAATGCGCGCAAACTGATCCTGGTTTTTTTATCGGAGGAGTTGCCAACAATTTTGGAAAAAACGCCAGACTTGGAACAGGCCCATACTTTGTAGTGGAAGGCGATGAATACGACAGCGCTTGTTTTCAGAAGGAAGCTAAATTTTTACACTATCATCCAAAAGTGCTCATTCTCACTTCAGTAGAATTTGATCATGCCGATATCTACAAAAATCTCGATCATGTTCTAAGCGCGTTTGAAAAATTAATTTCACAACTCCCCGCAGATGGCCTGTTGATCGCAAATGGTGACAACGAAAATGTGGTGAAACTTGCAGAAAAAGCGCCGTGCAAAGTTGTCTATTACAGTCTTCAGTCCAAAACTGCCGAGTACCGCGTTGAAAATATTGAAAACACAGAAGAGGCAAGCAAATTTGAACTTCACACTCCACGAGGAACGTTGAAACTCACACTTCCTCTTCACGGACAGCATAACATTGGAAACGCTAGCGCTGCCGTGGCCTTGCTTTTGGAACTTGGCATTGAGCCAAGCCGTTTTGCAAAACAGCTTGCCGAATTTAAGGGCGTGAGAAGACGGCATGAAATCGTGGGAACCTACAAAGATATTATTTTCATCGACGACTTCGCGCATCATCCCACCGAAGTGAAGGCAACCATTGCAGCTGTACGCGACCGCTATCCTGGCAGAAGACTTTGGGCTGTTTTTGAGCCGCGGTCAAACACCAGCAGACGAAACACGTTTCAGCAAGACTACATCAAAGCTTTCATGGGTGCCGATCGTGTGTTGTTGGCAAAAGTGTACAATGAAGAAAGCATTCCTGAAGAAGAAAAACTTGATGTGCAAAAAATTGCCGACATTCTTATTCGAAGAGGACCAGATGCTCACTACATTCCAGACGCACAGTACTTAAAAGAATTTGTGCTGCGAGGAATTTCAAGTGGAGATGTTGTACTCTTTATGTCCAACGGAGACTTTGGGGGAATCCAGCGAGAAATTTTTGATGCCTTGGGAAAACGCCGTATCATCACGGATCCCAGCAACATCAAAATGGGAAGAGTGCCCAAAGCAAAAGCATCTACATGA